Proteins encoded in a region of the Paenibacillus pedocola genome:
- a CDS encoding CsbD family protein, with translation MDSNVFKGKWMQVKGEAKKQWGQLTDDDLDVIDGEKDKLIGKLQERYGHTKDQAEAEYRNWEQSVRS, from the coding sequence ATGGACAGCAATGTATTTAAAGGGAAATGGATGCAGGTTAAAGGTGAGGCCAAGAAGCAGTGGGGCCAGCTTACGGATGATGATCTGGATGTTATTGATGGTGAAAAAGATAAATTAATCGGCAAGCTGCAGGAGCGGTACGGCCATACCAAGGATCAGGCAGAGGCGGAGTACCGCAATTGGGAGCAATCGGTCCGCAGCTAA
- a CDS encoding FMN-binding protein yields the protein MKKASVILSSALVLGTLLAGCGNNNNNAANTAATNAPAETTAPAATNSGNATAEAGQYQDGTYYGTAPADEKTGWQSFVLLTVEGGKITKADWDAFNVKNAGDLKKKVSEDGNYGLVSKGGGQAEWHEQAAKAEAYLIEKQDPAAVVVNAEGKTDAISGVSVGVSDFVAAAQTALAAGPTEAGPYKDGGYKAEGEMDAESGWKSTVALTVANGNIVAANFSGVNAAGDDKKQYSVDGKYGMKAGGASAEWHEEIALAEKYFLDNKGAAPTLDAEGKTDAISGVSIHVGEYFTLAEKALEGAK from the coding sequence ATGAAAAAAGCTTCTGTAATTTTGTCGAGCGCACTGGTACTGGGTACCCTGCTCGCAGGGTGTGGCAACAACAATAACAACGCTGCCAACACTGCCGCTACCAATGCTCCGGCTGAAACAACTGCTCCTGCAGCAACAAACTCCGGTAATGCCACAGCTGAGGCTGGACAATATCAAGATGGAACTTATTACGGTACTGCACCTGCTGACGAAAAAACAGGCTGGCAATCCTTCGTGCTGCTGACTGTTGAAGGCGGAAAAATCACTAAAGCTGATTGGGACGCTTTCAATGTTAAAAATGCCGGCGACCTGAAGAAAAAGGTTTCTGAAGACGGCAACTACGGTCTGGTATCCAAAGGCGGCGGACAAGCTGAATGGCATGAGCAAGCGGCTAAGGCTGAAGCTTACTTAATTGAAAAGCAGGATCCGGCAGCGGTTGTTGTAAACGCTGAAGGCAAAACTGATGCAATCTCCGGTGTATCCGTTGGTGTCAGCGACTTCGTAGCAGCAGCGCAAACCGCTCTTGCTGCAGGCCCTACTGAAGCTGGTCCTTACAAAGACGGCGGATATAAAGCTGAAGGCGAAATGGATGCAGAATCCGGCTGGAAATCAACTGTAGCTTTGACTGTTGCTAACGGTAATATCGTAGCTGCTAACTTCAGCGGCGTGAATGCTGCTGGCGATGACAAGAAACAATACTCTGTAGATGGCAAATACGGCATGAAAGCCGGCGGCGCTTCTGCTGAATGGCATGAAGAAATCGCATTGGCTGAGAAGTATTTCCTTGACAATAAAGGTGCCGCACCTACTTTGGATGCTGAAGGCAAAACCGATGCAATTTCCGGCGTATCCATCCACGTAGGCGAATACTTTACACTTGCAGAAAAAGCACTCGAAGGCGCGAAATAA